The Methanobrevibacter millerae genome includes the window CATTGTAGCTAAATGAGGTTCATAAATAGGAATAATGCCTTTTTTTAAGTTTTCAATTTTATCTTCATCAATATCCACACAATAAACTTTATTACCCATTTCAGCAAAACAAGTCCCAGTTACGAGTCCAACATAACCCGTTCCAATAACAGTCAAATTCATAATAGTATTTATGTGTTTAAATTATAAATAATTTTAGAAAATAATACTTGAAAAAATATGGTGATAAAATGAATGAAAATGAAAATAAGGTATTCTTTGAATCAGAAATTGACGAACTAATTGAATTAAAAGAAAAATTACATGAAAAATTTGAAAATATTAGCGAAAATGTGACTATAGGAGATTATACTTATGGTAACTTCGAAATAAGGGAATGGGATGATAAAACAAAATTAAACATTGGAAAATTTTGTTCAATAGCAAATGGAGTTATTTTTTTATTAGGTGGAGAGCATAGAAGTGATTTTATAACAACATACCCATTTAATGCATTATTAAAAAATTTTGAGTATATAGAAGGACATCCACATACAAAAGGAGATATAACTATTGGAAATGATGTATGGATTGG containing:
- a CDS encoding CatB-related O-acetyltransferase, translated to MNENENKVFFESEIDELIELKEKLHEKFENISENVTIGDYTYGNFEIREWDDKTKLNIGKFCSIANGVIFLLGGEHRSDFITTYPFNALLKNFEYIEGHPHTKGDITIGNDVWIGSEAKILSGVTINDGSIIGANSIVTKDVPPYSIVAGNPAIIIKYRFEEETIEKLLKIKWWDFDEKEIINIIPLLQSEDISELIKRYGK